The following coding sequences are from one Pasteurellaceae bacterium RH1A window:
- a CDS encoding hemin-binding protein encodes MMHKTLSLALLFSSPLLWADEISQSLQQTRQQQAELAQESQARLLKQRQYQAEEKVASEGDFSQVCLDYQGLRFAGISLIDPAALAPQAGECLNEVRLNQLSQQLTQAYLDQGYVHNPFQFEDDQSGFLTLRVFEGKVAQVSSDSKGFRLEQVLPKAVGKPLKIQDLDQALDQANRIPGNQVSVDVLPAQNGEVALAFTNQASSRFAGSIGLDNYASKSYNRWQAKAGLQIGNPLGLSDSLYLNAAHSLKSAKHFSRSALLYYSLPYGYWTFNGFASFSQFKNKLSLANSELEQRGRTVQAGLGADQVFHRGANHISKWSLQLERTDSKNRLEDVVLELQSPKLITLSLGLNHLQILEQGSLIADLRYEQGRNRGQNQPESRIERWNAELHFNHYQHWGQQLFHFSHQLTGQYSDRLLPAVKQEDLTGRYRVRGLNDLGLSAEKSLVLHNNLAWIKQTSYGTISPYLGFDLGLQKSNLADARTERAWAYALGLEAEYKGLQAKLEWARGRLYTKSSGIEQESLVQFSLNYRF; translated from the coding sequence AATCAGCCAATCTCTTCAACAAACCCGGCAACAACAGGCCGAGCTTGCACAGGAAAGTCAGGCTCGTTTGCTCAAGCAACGCCAATATCAGGCAGAAGAAAAAGTGGCCAGTGAAGGCGATTTTTCACAGGTCTGCCTAGACTACCAAGGCCTGCGTTTTGCCGGCATCAGCCTGATTGATCCTGCCGCCCTTGCCCCGCAGGCGGGCGAATGCTTAAATGAGGTGCGTTTAAACCAGCTCAGTCAGCAGCTAACCCAGGCCTATTTAGACCAAGGCTATGTGCATAACCCCTTTCAGTTTGAAGATGATCAATCTGGCTTTTTGACCCTGCGGGTCTTTGAAGGCAAGGTGGCTCAGGTCTCTAGCGACAGCAAGGGCTTTCGTTTGGAGCAAGTTTTACCTAAGGCCGTGGGCAAGCCCCTAAAAATTCAAGACCTGGATCAGGCTCTCGATCAGGCCAACCGCATTCCAGGCAACCAGGTTAGTGTCGATGTTCTGCCTGCCCAAAATGGTGAGGTCGCCCTGGCCTTCACCAACCAAGCCAGTTCAAGGTTTGCAGGCTCGATTGGCTTGGATAATTATGCATCTAAATCCTATAATCGCTGGCAGGCCAAGGCGGGGCTGCAAATCGGCAACCCATTGGGCTTGTCTGACAGCCTCTATCTTAATGCCGCCCACAGCCTAAAATCCGCCAAGCACTTTAGCCGCTCTGCCCTTCTCTATTACAGCCTACCCTACGGCTATTGGACCTTTAACGGCTTTGCCTCTTTTTCCCAATTTAAAAACAAACTGTCCCTGGCCAACAGCGAGCTAGAACAGCGGGGCAGAACCGTGCAGGCAGGCTTGGGAGCCGATCAGGTCTTCCACCGTGGAGCCAATCATATTTCCAAGTGGTCTCTTCAGCTGGAGCGAACAGACAGCAAGAACCGTTTGGAAGATGTGGTTTTGGAGCTACAAAGCCCGAAGCTAATCACGCTTTCACTTGGCCTCAATCATTTACAGATCTTAGAGCAAGGCTCGCTGATTGCAGACCTGCGCTACGAACAGGGCAGAAATCGAGGCCAAAACCAGCCTGAAAGCCGCATTGAGCGTTGGAATGCCGAACTGCACTTCAACCACTACCAACACTGGGGCCAACAGCTCTTCCACTTTAGCCACCAGCTGACCGGCCAGTATAGCGACAGGCTCCTGCCTGCGGTTAAGCAGGAGGATTTGACTGGCCGTTACCGTGTTCGGGGCTTAAATGATCTGGGCTTATCGGCCGAGAAAAGCCTGGTTCTGCACAATAATCTGGCCTGGATCAAGCAGACCTCATACGGCACAATTTCCCCTTATCTGGGCTTTGACCTAGGCCTGCAAAAATCCAATTTAGCCGATGCAAGAACAGAGCGAGCCTGGGCCTATGCCCTTGGCCTTGAGGCAGAATACAAGGGCTTGCAGGCCAAACTGGAGTGGGCTAGAGGCCGGCTATATACAAAATCATCTGGTATTGAACAAGAAAGCCTGGTGCAATTTAGTTTAAATTATCGTTTTTAA